One window of Streptomyces sp. SUK 48 genomic DNA carries:
- a CDS encoding methylated-DNA--[protein]-cysteine S-methyltransferase: MTAGSFTHLDTPLGRLLLTADPDGTLTSLHCARDVPAGLREDPEPFAEAREQLDAYFAGELRAFRLPLRSPGTEFRRRVWDALGEVPYGSTLTYGELAARIGAPRAAVRAVGGALGANPLLIVRPCHRVIGADGSLTGYAGGLDRKIRLLTLEGALRG, translated from the coding sequence ATGACCGCCGGAAGCTTCACCCATCTCGACACCCCCCTCGGCCGGCTGCTGCTCACCGCCGACCCGGACGGCACGCTCACCTCGCTGCACTGCGCGCGGGACGTCCCGGCGGGGCTGCGGGAGGACCCGGAGCCGTTCGCCGAGGCGCGCGAGCAGCTCGACGCCTACTTCGCCGGTGAACTCCGCGCGTTCCGGCTCCCGTTGCGGTCTCCCGGCACCGAGTTCCGCCGGCGGGTCTGGGACGCCCTCGGCGAGGTGCCGTACGGCAGCACGCTCACCTACGGCGAACTGGCGGCCCGCATCGGCGCCCCGCGCGCCGCCGTCCGCGCGGTCGGCGGCGCCCTCGGCGCCAACCCCCTGCTGATCGTGCGCCCTTGTCACCGTGTCATCGGCGCCGACGGCTCCCTGACCGGCTACGCGGGCGGCCTCGACCGCAAGATCCGCCTGCTGACCCTGGAGGGCGCGCTCAGGGGGTAG
- a CDS encoding AlkA N-terminal domain-containing protein yields MDEDSRYEAVRSRDGRFDGAFFFAVETTGIYCRPSCPAVTPKRRNVRFYPTAAAAQRSGFRACRRCRPDAVPGSAEWNARADVVGRAMRLIADGVVDREGVAGLATRLGYSARQVQRQLTTELGAGPVALARAQRAHTARVLLQTTGLPVTEIAFAAGFASVRQFNDTVREVYAATPTEVRTAAPRGGARPAAADGTGIPLRLAHRGPYQAAAVLDQLAREAVPGVEEVTGRPGARTYRRTLRLPYGTGIAAVAERTRAPRPGTGTRPGGWLDAGLRLTDPRDLTTAVQRLRRLFDLDADPYAVDERLSADPRLAPLVAARPGLRVPGAVDPLEAAARALLGPAGCGRLVEAYGKRLDAPDGALTHLFPEAAALARAEAVPAPLAALAAALADGTLRLDPGADRADAQRELLAMPGMDPATAALIRVRALGDPDVTPPGVRAPDAWRPWRTYAVQHLDVAGELIR; encoded by the coding sequence ATGGACGAGGACAGCAGGTACGAGGCGGTGCGCAGCCGGGACGGACGATTCGACGGGGCGTTCTTCTTCGCCGTCGAGACGACTGGGATCTACTGCCGGCCTAGCTGCCCCGCGGTGACCCCCAAACGGCGCAATGTGCGGTTCTATCCGACGGCCGCCGCCGCCCAGCGCTCCGGGTTCCGGGCCTGCCGGCGCTGCCGCCCGGACGCGGTGCCCGGCTCGGCGGAGTGGAACGCGCGCGCGGACGTCGTCGGCCGGGCCATGCGGCTGATCGCCGACGGCGTGGTGGACCGCGAGGGCGTCGCCGGGCTCGCCACCCGGCTCGGCTACAGCGCCCGGCAGGTGCAGCGGCAGCTCACCACCGAGCTGGGCGCGGGACCGGTGGCCCTGGCCCGCGCGCAGCGGGCGCACACCGCGCGGGTCCTGCTCCAGACCACCGGGCTGCCGGTCACCGAGATCGCGTTCGCGGCCGGGTTCGCCAGTGTGCGGCAGTTCAACGACACCGTCCGCGAGGTGTACGCGGCCACCCCGACCGAGGTGCGCACCGCCGCCCCGCGCGGTGGTGCCCGCCCGGCCGCCGCCGACGGCACCGGCATCCCGCTGCGGCTCGCCCACCGGGGCCCCTACCAGGCGGCCGCCGTCCTCGACCAGCTCGCGCGGGAGGCCGTGCCGGGGGTCGAGGAGGTCACCGGGCGGCCCGGCGCGCGCACCTACCGGCGCACCCTGCGGCTGCCGTACGGCACCGGGATCGCCGCCGTCGCCGAACGCACCCGGGCGCCGCGCCCGGGCACCGGCACCCGTCCGGGCGGCTGGCTGGACGCGGGGCTGCGCCTCACCGACCCGCGCGACCTCACCACCGCCGTGCAGCGGCTGCGCCGGCTGTTCGACCTGGACGCCGACCCGTACGCCGTCGACGAGCGCCTGAGCGCCGATCCCCGGCTCGCCCCCCTGGTCGCGGCCCGCCCCGGGCTGCGCGTCCCCGGCGCCGTCGACCCCCTGGAGGCGGCGGCCCGCGCGCTGCTGGGCCCGGCCGGGTGCGGACGCCTGGTCGAGGCGTACGGCAAGCGTCTCGACGCCCCGGACGGCGCCCTCACCCACCTCTTCCCGGAGGCGGCGGCGCTCGCCCGGGCGGAGGCAGTGCCCGCACCGCTCGCCGCGCTCGCCGCCGCCCTCGCCGACGGCACCCTCCGCCTCGATCCCGGCGCCGACCGGGCCGACGCCCAGCGGGAGTTGCTCGCGATGCCGGGGATGGACCCGGCCACCGCCGCGCTGATCCGGGTCCGCGCGCTCGGCGACCCCGATGTGACCCCGCCCGGCGTGCGGGCGCCCGACGCCTGGCGTCCCTGGCGGACGTATGCCGTACAACACCTGGACGTGGCAGGAGAGTTGATCCGATGA
- a CDS encoding TetR family transcriptional regulator C-terminal domain-containing protein, giving the protein MPRRVDHGERRAEIAEALVRAAGRLGLHAVGMRDVAAEAGVSLRLVQYYFESKEKLLLFGLRHLAARFGERVTARIAAAGSDPGPRSVIEALLAAALPVDAESRTFHHLYTSYAVLSVTDEALAAQPFIKDPDAAEATVAALLRRAADAGELLPGTDPGPAAAGLLALSAGLGTSVLVGQRTAESATEVLAYHLDRVFRPADGTG; this is encoded by the coding sequence ATGCCCAGGCGCGTGGACCACGGCGAGCGGCGGGCCGAGATCGCGGAGGCGCTGGTGCGGGCCGCGGGGCGGCTCGGGCTGCACGCGGTGGGGATGCGCGACGTGGCCGCGGAGGCGGGTGTGTCACTGCGGCTGGTGCAGTACTACTTCGAATCCAAGGAGAAGCTGCTGCTCTTCGGGCTGCGGCATCTGGCGGCCAGGTTCGGGGAGCGGGTGACCGCGCGGATCGCCGCGGCGGGGTCCGACCCCGGGCCCCGGTCGGTGATCGAGGCGCTGCTGGCGGCCGCGCTGCCGGTGGACGCGGAGAGCCGTACGTTCCACCACCTGTACACCTCGTACGCCGTCCTCTCGGTGACGGACGAGGCGCTCGCCGCGCAGCCCTTCATCAAGGACCCCGACGCGGCGGAGGCGACGGTCGCCGCGCTGCTCCGACGCGCCGCCGACGCGGGCGAGTTGCTCCCGGGCACGGACCCCGGCCCGGCCGCGGCCGGTCTGCTGGCCCTGTCCGCCGGCCTCGGCACGAGCGTCCTGGTCGGCCAGCGCACCGCGGAATCGGCCACGGAGGTACTGGCCTACCATCTGGACCGCGTCTTCCGGCCGGCCGACGGGACCGGCTGA